In one Misgurnus anguillicaudatus chromosome 1, ASM2758022v2, whole genome shotgun sequence genomic region, the following are encoded:
- the LOC129432545 gene encoding ankyrin repeat and SOCS box protein 13 → MEVTAARSTFFGDIGHWADRTPVHEAASLGRALQLRELIDAGASVNIVTVDNFTPLHDACIQGHPNCVKILLEAGAQVDVRTIHGSTPLCHACAAGSLESVKLLVDHGASINPSLTALTASPLHEACIRGNPDCVRLMIAEGALLEAFDIYFGTPLHAACAKGHFDCALLLLNAGANVNATKFHETAMHHAAREERVDLVDLLVEFGGDVNISDNMGHKPRDYTKLGSPANCSLLHYESNPLSLQQLCRIVLRTVFGTRALMLVPKLDISQRLIDYLTYKLCFWAERTEVHKAAYQGQVSVLQGLIQNGASVNIVAVDSITPLHEAATRGQTQCVRLLLDAGAQVDARNVDGSTPLCEACSIGNFECVSLLLDYGAKVNPALTSRTTSPLHEACMGGNEDCVKLVISKGASLEAYDLYYGTPLHVACANQHLECVKVLLNAGAQVNTTRLHETALHHAAKANSLEMIEVLVEFGANIYARDKHDKKPVNYTKPGTPAGRCLQYCECNPLSLQQLSRIALRTVLGTRAVDVVTKLDIPNRIISYLLYH, encoded by the exons ATGGAAGTCACCGCAGCCAGATCGACGTTTTTTGGCGACATAG GTCATTGGGCTGACCGCACTCCTGTGCATGAAGCTGCGTCTTTGGGTCGAGCTCTGCAGTTAAGAGAGCTGATAGATGCAGGTGCATCAGTTAATATAGTGACTGTCGACAACTTTACACCTCTACATGATGCCTGCATCCAGGGACACCCTAACTGTGTTAAAATACTGCTGGAGGCTGGAGCTCAG GTGGATGTACGCACCATTCATGGCAGTACTCCTCTCTGTCACGCTTGTGCTGCTGGCAGCCTAGAAAGTGTCAAGCTGCTGGTGGATCATGGAGCATCGATCAACCCGTCCCTGACGGCCCTCACCGCCTCACCCCTTCACGAGGCCTGCATACGGGGAAACCCAGACTGTGTGAGGCTTATGATAGCTGAAGGAGCATTGCTGGAGGCCTTTGACATTTATTTTGGGACCCCATTACATGCTGCCTGTGCCAAAGGTCACTTTGACTGCGCCCTACTGCTGCTCAATGCAG GTGCAAACGTGAATGCTACGAAGTTTCATGAGACGGCAATGCATCATGCAGCGAGAGAAGAGAGGGTGGACTTGGTGGATCTGCTGGTGGAGTTCGGTGGAGATGTCAATATATCTGATAACATGGGTCACAAGCCTAGAGACTACACAAAACTTGGTTCTCCTGCCAATTGCAGTCTTTTGCACTATGAGA GTAACCCTTTGTCTCTTCAGCAGCTGTGCCGTATTGTCCTGAGGACTGTGTTTGGCACAAGAGCTCTGATGCTGGTCCCCAAACTGGACATTTCACAGCGCCTTATTGATTACCTCacttataaattat GTTTCTGGGCAGAGAGGACGGAGGTTCATAAAGCTGCGTATCAGGGTCAGGTGTCTGTGCTGCAAGGTTTGATTCAGAATGGAGCTTCAGTGAATATTGTGGCTGTAGACTCCATCACACCCCTCCACGAGGCTGCCACACGGGGACAGACGCAGTGTGTGAGACTGCTGCTGGACGCGGGGGCACAG GTGGACGCAAGGAACGTGGACGGCAGCACCCCGCTGTGTGAGGCGTGCTCTATTGGGAACTTTGAGTGTGTGAGTCTCCTTTTAGATTATGGAGCAAAAGTCAACCCCGCTCTTACTTCCCGGACCACCTCGCCTCTACACGAGGCCTGTATGGGAG GTAATGAAGATTGTGTTAAGTTAGTGATCTCTAAAGGAGCAAGTCTTGAGGCGTATGATCTGTACTACGGTACGCCACTACATGTGGCATGTGCCAACCAGCACCTGGAGTGCGTCAAGGTGCTACTGAATGCAGGTGCGCAAGTGAACACCACGAGGTTGCACGAGACGGCCCTGCATCATGCTGCTAAGGCCAATAGCCTGGAGATGATCGAGGTGCTTGTGGAGTTTGGGGCTAACATTTATGCCCGAGACAAACACGATAAGAAGCCAGTCAACTATACGAAGCCGGGTACGCCCGCAGGACGCTGTCTTCAGTATTGTGAAT
- the gdi2 gene encoding rab GDP dissociation inhibitor beta: MNEEYDVIVLGTGLTECILSGIMSVKGKKVLHMDRNSYYGGESASITPLEDLYKRFSIPGNPPESMGKGRDWNVDLIPKFLMANGQLVRMLLITQVTRYLDFKVIEGSFVYKKGSIYKVPSTETEALASSLMGLFEKRRFRKFLVFVANFDENDPKTLEGVDPKKTTMRDVYKKFDLGQDVVDFTGHALALYRTDDYLDQPCMETINRIKLYSESLARYGKSPYLYPLYGLGELPQGFARLSAIYGGTYMLNKPIEEIVIENGKVVGVKSEGEIARCKQLICDPSYIMDRVKKVGQVIRVICIMSHPIKNTSDANSCQIIIPQNQVNRKHDIYVCMISYAHNVAGQGKYVAIISTTVETNDPEKEIKPALDLLEPVEQKFVSISDLYAPTDMGSDSQVFISRSYDATTHFETTCDDIKDIYKRMTGTEFDFAEMERKKNDIFGDAADQ; the protein is encoded by the exons GAATGCATCCTGTCCGGGATCATGTCCGTGAAGGGGAAGAAGGTGTTGCACATGGACAGGAACTCGTACTATGGAGGAGAGAGCGCCTCCATCACCCCTCTGGAGGAT TTGTACAAGCGCTTCAGCATTCCAGGCAACCCTCCCGAGTCCATGGGTAAAGGCCGCGACTGGAACGTGGACCTCATTCCCAAATTTCTAATGGCTAATG GTCAGCTGGTCCGTATGCTGCTGATCACACAGGTGACGCGCTACCTGGACTTCAAAGTGATCGAGGGCAGCTTTGTCTATAAAAAGGGCAGCATCTACAAAGTGCCCTCCACAGAGACCGAAGCTCTGGCATCCA GCCTCATGGGACTTTTTGAGAAACGACGATTCAGGAAGTTCCTTGTGTTTGTTGCCAACTTTGATGAGAATGACCCAAAGACCCTGGAGGGAGTGGACCCCAAAAAGACCACCATGAGGGATGTGTACAAAAAGTTCGACCTCGGGCAAGACGTTGTGGATTTCACCGGCCATGCTCTCGCTCTCTACCGCACAGATGA CTACCTGGATCAGCCATGCATGGAGACGATAAACAGGATTAAGTTGTACAGCGAGTCTTTGGCGAGGTATGGCAAGAGTCCATATTTGTACCCTCTTTATGGCTTGGGAGAGCTGCCTCAAGGCTTCGCCAG ATTAAGTGCCATTTATGGAGGAACTTACATGCTAAACAAACCCATCGAGGAGATCGTTATAGAGAACGGCAAAGTGGTGGGCGTCAAATCTGAGGGAGAG ATTGCACGCTGTAAGCAGCTGATTTGCGACCCCAGTTACATCATGGACCGAGTGAAAAAGGTGGGACAGGTGATCAGGGTCATCTGCATCATGAGCCACCCCATCAAGAACACCAGCGACGCCAACTCCTGCCAGATCATCATTCCTCAGAATCAGGTCAACAGGAAGCATG ACATCTACGTGTGCATGATCTCTTACGCGCATAATGTGGCAGGACAAGGTAAATATGTGGCCATTATTAGCACCACCGTGGAAACCAATGACCCTGAGAAAGAGATCAAACCAGCTTTAGACCTTCTGGAACCGGTTGAGCAGAA GTTTGTGAGCATTAGTGATCTGTACGCTCCAACTGACATGGGATCTGATAGCCAG GTCTTCATCTCTCGCTCCTATGATGCCACAACCCACTTCGAAACCACCTGCGACGACATCAAAGACATCTACAAGCGAATGACGGGCACAGAGTTTGACTTCGCCGAAATGGAGCGCAAGAAGAACGACATCTTCGGAGACGCCGCTGATCAGTAA